GCGGTTATTCATCTTCATTCCGGCAAGTACACCCGCCAGAAAGATGGCCAGACCGACTGCGGACACGCTCATCCAGGACCACAAACTCATTGCACACATTTCATTCATTCTTATTTCCCTGTTTCCTAAGTTCCGGGGGGTTACGTCGAGAGGTACGACGTCCTGGACCGGTTACTTCATCTCGATAAACCCTTCCAGTTTCCGTATGCGCGTTGGATGGCGCAATTTACGGAGAGCCTTTGCTTCAATCTGGCGGATTCGTTCACGAGTGACGTTGAACTGCTTACCTACCTCTTCGAGGGTGCGCGAATATCCATCCGCCAGGCCGAATCGCAGGTTCAGCACCTGCTGTTCACGCTCAGTCAGCGTGCCAAGGACGTCTTTCAGGCGATCCTTCAGCAAGCTATAAGCGGTCATTTCGGACGGATTTTCAGCGCCCTTGTCCTCGATAAAATCACCAAAATGCGCGTCATCCCCATCGCCTACCGGGCTTTGGAGAGAAATCGGCTGTTGAGCCATTTTGTAAACGGCACGAACTCGATCCACGGGGAGGCTCATTTCCTCGGCCACTTCCTCCGGGGTGGGCTCGCGGCCCAGTTCCTGCACGAGTTTCTTCTGGACGCGCATCAACTTATTGATTGTTTCAATCATGTGCACCGGTATCCGGATGGTTCTGGCCTGATCCGCGATGGCGCGGGTGGCAGCCTGACGAATCCACCAGGTAGCATAGGTGCTGAACTTGTAGCCGCGGCGATACTCGAACTTCTCGACAGCCTTCATCAGGCCGGTATTACCTTCCTGAATCAGATCAAGGAAGGAGAGTCCGCGGTTCATATATTTTTTAACGATGCTGATAACCAGTCGCAGATTGGCTTCCACCATTTCTGTACGGGCAATCATTCCCTTACGCATCGCATCCTTGAGCTGCTTGTATTTCGCCACAAATTCGGCGGAATCAAGGCCCATCGTGTCTTCGAGTTTGCGAAGTTTGCGTTGCTCGGTAGCCAAGGCCTCGGCCTGTTTGGGAGATTTCCTGGCTTTTGTCTGAATATCAATTTGAGACAGGCAAGCGAGGACTTCTTTGTATTCATCCTCCGCTTTGGCGGCGAGCGTCTCAATGATTTTCTGCTTAAAATAGAGACTTTCGAAAAGCTCGGAAAGCCGCTTGCGAATTTTATCCAAATCCTTTTTGGCCTCGGCCTTCTGGGCAACCGTAGATTTGCTCTTCCGGTAAATAGCAGAGGTTTCCAGAAGTTTGTCGCGGTTTTTCAGGATTTCCCGCTTCAGGCGGGGGAGAGCCTTGAGATAGGTGTCGCGACTATCGACAAATTTATCCTCAATCACGCGATCAAAACGATCACGACCGGTTTCAAGTCGTTCAGCGGTAGTCAGATACATGTCTGCCGCGATGCCGAGTTCATCAAAAAGCAATCGTACCGATACTTCAGACGTTTCGATCCGTTTGCAGATTTCCACTTCCTGCTCACGGGTGAGAAGGGGAACCTGGCCCATCTGGTGCAAATACATGCGGATGGGATCATCAAAAATATCTAATCGTTCGGCTCGAGCTACGGAAGTAGTCTGCTTGGCCGGTTCTTTACGGAATTTCTCGGCGTCAGAAGCTTCGATAATCTCAATATCCATGCTTCGCAGGAGTTCGAGATACCCTTCCAATTCCTCGGGGTTGATCACGGAGTTAGGGATCATCTCATTGACATCATCAAATGTCAGATATCCCTGTTCTTCGGCCAGTTTAACAAGATCCTTGATCCGCTGGCTGCGCTCTTCCCAGCTTAAACTCCCGGAAGGGGCCGCCCCCGCCTCATCATTATTGGCATCGGGATCCGCTTTTGTTTCGATCTCAGGCGAGTCTTCAAGAAGTGCCCCGCTTGGTGATCCCTCGGTAATTTTGGGAATGGAGATCGCCTTGAGTTTGTTTTTTTTGGCTGGCAGGGCAAGGGGAGTGGCCACATCCTTGGAAGCAGGCGCAACGATAGGTATCACTTCAGCTGGGGTTGCTTTTGTTTTCTTGGAATTGTTCTTTTTCACCTCGGCTTTCGCTGCGGCGTGTGAAACGTTTTTCTGGGGCTTTTTTGCCTTACTTACAACCTTTGCCACATTTTTAGATGCGGTTACTTTACTCTTCGCCATAGTTTTCCTCGATGACAGTCAAACTCAAAAATGCCAAAAAAAGGCAGAATACAACGTCGACTGGTCAAATATGTCACAAGTTATTGCGGATGACAACAGAATACGGTGGAGAGCGTTATAAAACGAATCATTGGTGGCGGCTACTCTCAAATTGGATAGGGCATCCAAACGAAAAGTCAACGGGAGGTGGTGAGGATGAGCAACTAATAGCTGCTTACGCAATTGGTAAACCCTGATTCGGTTTTGTCATTGGTCGTTCCATAGAAGAGAGCAGGGGAGTTTGTCAGTTCTTGGAAAGTTGGTGGATGTTATCCCGGTGATGATTCGTTGTAAGGTTTGCAGGGTCTGAGTCTTTGAGTCCGGAGACATAGGCGTAGTCAGTCCATGAGTGTATGTTTGTGGATAAGAAGAATGTTAGGTTTGATGAAGCGTGGGAGGCTCGATTTGCTTGGCAAACGAACGTGATAAAAT
The DNA window shown above is from bacterium and carries:
- the rpoD gene encoding RNA polymerase sigma factor RpoD; the protein is MAKSKVTASKNVAKVVSKAKKPQKNVSHAAAKAEVKKNNSKKTKATPAEVIPIVAPASKDVATPLALPAKKNKLKAISIPKITEGSPSGALLEDSPEIETKADPDANNDEAGAAPSGSLSWEERSQRIKDLVKLAEEQGYLTFDDVNEMIPNSVINPEELEGYLELLRSMDIEIIEASDAEKFRKEPAKQTTSVARAERLDIFDDPIRMYLHQMGQVPLLTREQEVEICKRIETSEVSVRLLFDELGIAADMYLTTAERLETGRDRFDRVIEDKFVDSRDTYLKALPRLKREILKNRDKLLETSAIYRKSKSTVAQKAEAKKDLDKIRKRLSELFESLYFKQKIIETLAAKAEDEYKEVLACLSQIDIQTKARKSPKQAEALATEQRKLRKLEDTMGLDSAEFVAKYKQLKDAMRKGMIARTEMVEANLRLVISIVKKYMNRGLSFLDLIQEGNTGLMKAVEKFEYRRGYKFSTYATWWIRQAATRAIADQARTIRIPVHMIETINKLMRVQKKLVQELGREPTPEEVAEEMSLPVDRVRAVYKMAQQPISLQSPVGDGDDAHFGDFIEDKGAENPSEMTAYSLLKDRLKDVLGTLTEREQQVLNLRFGLADGYSRTLEEVGKQFNVTRERIRQIEAKALRKLRHPTRIRKLEGFIEMK